A window from Fervidicoccaceae archaeon encodes these proteins:
- the speE gene encoding polyamine aminopropyltransferase, which produces MSTGNFNYYWNWFVEWIADGDASLRASSRVYAFEKTPYQSVMVVELVSLGKTLIIDGKVQSSLYDEHIYHESLVHPPLITHGLPEKVLILGGGEGATLREVLRYRTVREVHMVDIDEKVVEFSRNFLKEWHRGAFDDPRTRIIIADGRKFVEEAAARGEKYDAVIIDLVDPLSGGPAVKLYTREFYHLIGKILEDDGVMVTQATSPILYQRMYAVILNTVASAFSIARPYLTYIRSYNGPWGFVYGSNKKDPLALQPEEINKRISSLLSTPSELKFYDGETHEALFKITKNIRDGLKSWREVSTDESPKYIDI; this is translated from the coding sequence ATGAGCACTGGAAACTTCAACTACTATTGGAACTGGTTCGTAGAATGGATTGCTGATGGAGATGCCTCGCTCAGAGCTTCCTCAAGAGTATATGCATTTGAAAAAACTCCCTATCAAAGCGTTATGGTTGTAGAGCTTGTTTCCTTGGGAAAAACTCTGATAATTGATGGAAAAGTTCAGTCAAGCCTGTACGATGAGCACATATATCATGAGAGCCTTGTCCATCCACCTCTAATAACTCACGGCCTCCCCGAGAAAGTCCTAATTCTGGGAGGAGGAGAGGGAGCTACATTGAGGGAAGTTCTGAGGTACAGAACTGTCCGCGAGGTGCACATGGTTGATATAGACGAGAAAGTTGTTGAGTTCTCTAGAAACTTTCTGAAGGAGTGGCACAGAGGAGCGTTTGATGATCCAAGAACGAGAATCATAATAGCAGATGGAAGAAAGTTCGTTGAGGAAGCTGCTGCGAGGGGAGAGAAGTACGATGCTGTCATAATAGATCTGGTTGATCCATTGAGCGGAGGACCAGCAGTTAAGCTCTACACAAGAGAGTTCTATCATCTTATAGGAAAAATTCTTGAAGATGATGGAGTGATGGTCACACAGGCAACAAGCCCCATTCTATATCAGAGAATGTATGCTGTGATCCTCAATACTGTAGCTTCTGCTTTCTCAATAGCAAGACCTTATTTAACATACATCAGAAGCTACAACGGTCCATGGGGATTTGTCTACGGTTCCAATAAAAAAGATCCTCTTGCTTTACAACCAGAGGAAATTAACAAGAGAATTTCCTCACTGCTAAGCACCCCCAGCGAATTGAAATTCTACGACGGAGAAACCCATGAAGCTCTATTCAAGATAACAAAGAACATCAGAGATGGTCTAAAAAGCTGGAGAGAAGTTTCAACTGATGAATCCCCAAAGTACATTGACATCTAG
- a CDS encoding cysteine synthase family protein, protein MIPTPIELINKVHPTPIVKLRNRINDSALYAKLEFFNPFSQSIKDRPAKRILEEAISSSLPKKIYEASSGNFAIALTLLSNAYGIPVRIYLPKGSPTSTQSLLKLLGAEVVITDFDSINPEMIEMVKEEAERDGAVNLNQFENDLNPQTHYEETGKELVEQLLEEGVKPTHLIVGLGTTGTLWGVVRRVEEVREWRGIKIIGVQPAKGSKIPGIKRIESRPKWIGMVELNEILDVSDREAALGAIEVGRKEGLPIGLSSGAVYIAYKKIAERERGVFVTIFPDSIYKYVEVLQKLVGEALR, encoded by the coding sequence TTGATTCCAACTCCCATTGAACTCATCAACAAAGTTCATCCAACTCCAATTGTAAAGCTTAGGAACAGGATTAATGATTCTGCTCTCTACGCTAAGCTCGAGTTCTTCAATCCGTTTTCGCAGAGCATAAAGGATAGACCCGCCAAGCGCATTCTCGAGGAAGCCATCAGCTCTTCTCTTCCAAAAAAGATCTATGAGGCAAGCTCTGGAAACTTTGCTATAGCTTTGACACTTCTCTCAAACGCATATGGCATTCCAGTTAGAATATACCTCCCCAAGGGCTCTCCAACGTCCACTCAGTCACTGCTGAAATTGCTTGGAGCTGAGGTAGTAATAACAGATTTTGATAGCATAAATCCTGAAATGATTGAAATGGTGAAAGAGGAAGCCGAGAGAGATGGTGCTGTGAATCTAAACCAGTTTGAGAACGATCTAAATCCTCAGACTCACTATGAGGAAACCGGAAAAGAGCTTGTGGAGCAATTGCTAGAGGAGGGGGTGAAGCCAACTCATCTCATTGTTGGTCTTGGGACTACAGGGACGCTTTGGGGTGTGGTGAGGAGAGTGGAGGAAGTGAGAGAGTGGCGTGGAATTAAGATAATTGGCGTTCAGCCAGCTAAGGGATCAAAAATTCCTGGAATAAAGAGAATAGAATCCAGGCCAAAGTGGATTGGAATGGTAGAGCTAAATGAGATCTTGGATGTCAGCGATCGAGAGGCTGCACTGGGAGCAATAGAGGTTGGCAGAAAAGAGGGATTGCCCATAGGGCTTTCCTCTGGAGCTGTTTATATTGCTTATAAGAAAATAGCAGAAAGAGAGAGGGGAGTTTTTGTGACAATATTTCCCGACTCCATCTACAAGTATGTTGAAGTTCTGCAGAAGCTGGTTGGTGAGGCATTAAGGTGA
- a CDS encoding ParB N-terminal domain-containing protein, with translation MASKLLRRTALANIGDLLPHEMISEQTVNLVQKMIASDGAFKVPVLVDSEFGIILDGHHRVEALRRLGIKLAPVYIVDYRSNDILVFSRRKEIIVTKNEVIRRALRGDLYPYKTTRHVVVGGSMPCSLIYLDELRGERAPLPIVSFQRKAFSLG, from the coding sequence ATGGCATCAAAGCTTCTGAGGAGAACAGCCCTGGCAAATATAGGGGATCTTCTCCCCCATGAGATGATAAGCGAGCAAACAGTCAATCTAGTGCAGAAGATGATTGCTAGCGATGGAGCTTTCAAAGTTCCGGTTCTTGTTGACAGCGAGTTTGGAATAATACTCGATGGACATCACAGAGTTGAAGCACTTAGAAGGCTCGGAATAAAGCTGGCTCCTGTCTATATTGTGGACTATCGCTCAAACGACATACTCGTCTTCTCAAGAAGGAAGGAGATAATTGTAACAAAGAATGAAGTTATAAGAAGAGCCCTGAGAGGTGACCTATATCCATATAAGACAACTAGACATGTGGTTGTTGGGGGAAGCATGCCTTGCTCACTTATATACCTAGATGAGCTGAGAGGGGAGAGAGCCCCCCTGCCTATTGTGAGCTTTCAAAGGAAAGCTTTCTCATTGGGATGA
- the surE gene encoding 5'/3'-nucleotidase SurE, producing the protein MDLSRRIVITNDDGIYSPGLKILHDSVSGLGEVNVIAPETPKSSTGLGLTLHKPLRVMRIKLWGEKPLIAVSGTPSDIIHISVHILNGRPDLVLSGINVGDNTSLQVILSSGTVGAAMQASLLGIPSIALSADVRSPEELLRKSYRKGVMAVSRAIATYVLERGMPKGFDLISVNFPSVVGKKTRVKIAKPARVRFAQYTERRIDPQGRPYFWIYGEPTSPEQGTDAYVVLVEKNIAITPLSLNLSSCQETEEIIEPMRAEAERALETGISGT; encoded by the coding sequence GTGGATTTGAGCAGGAGAATCGTCATAACAAATGATGATGGGATCTATAGCCCAGGGCTCAAGATACTTCATGATTCGGTTTCTGGCCTGGGAGAAGTCAACGTAATTGCACCAGAAACGCCGAAGAGCAGTACTGGACTAGGACTCACCCTGCACAAGCCTCTCAGAGTGATGAGAATTAAGCTCTGGGGAGAAAAACCTCTTATAGCAGTAAGTGGAACTCCTAGCGATATAATACACATTTCGGTCCATATACTAAATGGAAGACCTGACCTCGTTCTCTCAGGGATAAATGTGGGAGATAACACTAGCCTTCAGGTTATTCTTTCATCTGGAACAGTTGGGGCAGCGATGCAGGCATCTCTCCTGGGAATACCGAGCATCGCATTGAGCGCAGATGTCAGATCACCGGAGGAACTATTGAGGAAAAGCTACAGAAAGGGTGTAATGGCTGTGTCAAGAGCAATAGCTACCTATGTGCTTGAGAGAGGAATGCCAAAGGGCTTCGATCTGATTTCTGTCAACTTTCCCTCAGTTGTCGGAAAGAAGACAAGGGTAAAAATAGCTAAGCCTGCTAGAGTTAGATTTGCTCAGTACACGGAGAGAAGAATAGATCCCCAGGGAAGGCCGTACTTCTGGATATATGGAGAGCCCACATCTCCCGAGCAGGGAACAGATGCCTATGTAGTATTGGTAGAGAAGAACATTGCAATCACTCCGCTTTCTCTGAATCTGAGCTCATGCCAAGAGACAGAGGAAATAATTGAGCCAATGAGGGCTGAAGCTGAGAGGGCTCTGGAAACTGGAATCTCCGGCACATAA
- a CDS encoding translation initiation factor IF-5A: MSIVYTSLGDVKVGSYIVIDGEPCRVVEITKAKTGKHGSAKAHVVAIGLFSGSKKTITAPVDQRVEQPIIEKRVAQVISDLGKSFQLMDLETYDTFEVPKPEDPELAGKIAPGKDVEYWEVMGRRIIVRTRG; the protein is encoded by the coding sequence ATGAGCATAGTTTATACCTCGCTCGGAGATGTGAAGGTGGGTTCATATATAGTAATAGATGGCGAGCCCTGCAGAGTTGTGGAGATAACAAAGGCAAAGACTGGAAAGCATGGAAGCGCAAAGGCTCACGTTGTAGCAATAGGTCTATTCAGCGGCAGCAAGAAGACGATAACTGCTCCTGTTGATCAGAGGGTTGAGCAGCCGATAATAGAAAAGAGGGTTGCCCAGGTAATTTCGGACCTTGGAAAATCCTTCCAGCTAATGGATCTTGAGACATATGATACATTTGAGGTTCCAAAGCCGGAGGACCCAGAGCTTGCTGGGAAAATAGCACCTGGAAAAGATGTTGAATACTGGGAAGTAATGGGAAGAAGGATCATTGTGAGAACAAGAGGATGA
- a CDS encoding signal recognition particle protein Srp54, which translates to MSSLFSGLREAIKKYFSSTSPYEESVEEFIKDLQRTLIKSDVNVKIVFEMSNRIKKRALEEKPPQGASRKDWFLKIVYEELVSILGGEEEPEIIPRKRPYVIMLVGLQGSGKTTTAAKLAWYFKTRKLKSGLIAADTYRAGAYDQLKQLSEKVGALFYGDPRERDPVAISLRGVEELKKQGVDVIIIDTAGRHGYGNEADLLEEMRQIASAVKPDEIVMVLDASIGQKASEIAKRFHEATPIGSIVISKMDGTAKGGGALSAVAMTGAKIKFIGTGEEISEIEPFRTKSFVSRILGLGDIEGLLERMRSLEIDKEELEKQAEEMLTKGLNMKLIYKQLMQIRKMGPLSKVLKMIPGFSMSIPDDSELEKIGEEKFDRWIAAINSMTYEELEKPELIEREKSRLRRIAIGSGTRVEDVRELLKYYEGTRRMLKQLKRKKSVLKKLEKEGEGLF; encoded by the coding sequence TTGAGCTCGCTGTTTTCTGGGCTTAGGGAAGCAATAAAGAAGTATTTTTCCAGCACCTCTCCCTACGAGGAGAGCGTTGAGGAGTTCATAAAGGACCTTCAGAGAACTCTCATAAAGTCTGATGTGAATGTAAAGATAGTTTTTGAGATGTCAAACAGAATAAAGAAGAGGGCTCTTGAGGAAAAGCCTCCTCAGGGAGCTTCTAGGAAGGATTGGTTTCTAAAGATAGTCTATGAGGAGCTAGTCTCGATTCTTGGAGGAGAGGAAGAGCCTGAGATAATTCCAAGGAAGAGGCCATATGTAATAATGCTGGTTGGGCTTCAGGGAAGTGGTAAAACAACCACAGCAGCAAAGCTGGCATGGTACTTTAAAACCAGGAAGCTCAAGTCTGGCCTTATTGCAGCTGATACTTACAGGGCTGGAGCATACGATCAGCTGAAGCAGCTGAGTGAGAAAGTTGGAGCTCTGTTCTATGGAGATCCAAGAGAGAGGGATCCTGTGGCTATAAGCTTGAGGGGAGTGGAGGAGCTGAAGAAGCAGGGGGTCGATGTCATTATCATTGATACAGCTGGGCGTCATGGCTATGGAAATGAGGCAGATCTCCTTGAAGAGATGAGGCAAATCGCTTCTGCTGTCAAGCCTGATGAAATAGTAATGGTTCTAGACGCTTCCATTGGACAGAAGGCTTCGGAAATAGCTAAAAGGTTTCATGAAGCTACTCCAATAGGAAGCATAGTGATATCAAAGATGGATGGAACTGCAAAGGGAGGCGGAGCTCTATCAGCAGTGGCGATGACGGGGGCAAAGATAAAGTTCATAGGCACTGGAGAGGAAATAAGCGAGATAGAGCCTTTCAGGACTAAAAGCTTTGTATCTAGGATACTTGGACTTGGGGACATTGAGGGACTTCTGGAGAGAATGAGATCGCTGGAGATAGATAAGGAGGAGCTGGAGAAGCAGGCTGAGGAGATGCTCACAAAGGGCCTAAATATGAAGCTCATATACAAGCAATTGATGCAGATAAGAAAGATGGGTCCTCTGAGCAAGGTGCTGAAAATGATTCCCGGGTTTAGCATGAGTATCCCAGATGACAGCGAGCTGGAAAAGATTGGGGAGGAAAAGTTCGACAGGTGGATCGCAGCCATCAACAGCATGACGTATGAGGAACTGGAGAAGCCGGAATTAATTGAAAGGGAGAAGAGCAGGCTGAGAAGAATAGCAATTGGTTCAGGAACAAGGGTGGAGGATGTAAGGGAGCTGCTGAAGTACTATGAGGGGACAAGGAGGATGCTGAAGCAGCTCAAGAGGAAGAAGTCCGTGCTGAAGAAGCTTGAGAAGGAGGGAGAGGGTCTTTTCTGA